A window of Xenopus laevis strain J_2021 chromosome 1L, Xenopus_laevis_v10.1, whole genome shotgun sequence genomic DNA:
TCTAATACCTgtactttcttaaaggaaaactatacccccaaaatgaacacttaagcaacagatagttcatatcatattaagtggcatattaaagaatcttaccaaactggaatatatatttaagtaaatattgcccttttacatctcttgccttgagccaccattttgtgatggtctgtgtgctgcctcagagatcacctgaccagaaatacttcaactctaactgtaacaggaagaagtgtggaagcaaaatacacaacttgtctgttaattggctcatgtgaccaaacatgtatggtttgttggtatggttgtgagtacagtgaatcctacgatcctagggggcggcccttattttttaaaatggcaattttctatttatgattacccaatggcacatactactagaaaagtatattattatgaaaatggtttatttacatgaagcaggattttacatatgagctgttttatgcaatatctttttatagagacctacactgtttggggggtatagttttcctttaagagatacACTTGCTTAGGAAAAATTTATGATATTACTTATATCACACTTGCTtatatttgctttatatatatatatatatatatatatatatatatatatatatatatatatatatatatatatatataaatatatatagcaatcATTAATCAAGGACATGTATTTaagtaaaataatggcaaaataagttgtttagaattgttaACATTGGAGTGGAGTATTGCAGAATCCATTTCAACAATTAAGACTTTTGTTTTATCTGTTCTATGGTGATGTCCACTAGCCAGTTTGCTAACAGCGTTCCTTGATAACTggtgtttgttttgtgtttgtttgtgatGACAAGTCTTTTTATTTAAGAATTACTGCTCTGGAAAGAGAAATTAATAACATAAAGAAACTGACAAACTATGTTCCGATAAAGACGAATAATGATTCCTTACGATTTGGACGGTGGGCAGAACAAAAAGATTATATGAAAGAGGTATGAAATAAGCTGCAAATCTTATCAGTAACTGAATGTTGTGCACTAGAGTAAATGTAAGAAGAAACAAAAAGCCAAGCTCTAAAGGCTTTCAAAGTCTATGCTGCAACTTTCTCAGTGTGGCATGTATCACCCAGACCTCCAAATAAATGTCCAAACAAAAATATCTAAGGGTTGGACTACACAGACGTGTTCTGCGCGATCAgacacgctgcaacaaaacgcctgcgacaaatcgcatgcaacggaaataaggtaagagatagaaatttAGGGTGAAGTTGCAtcattgatccgacgcaacacaactgtcggatgcagacgcagcgtgcatctTCTGCATCCGATGGTCGTGTCTCGTCGGATCAActctgcaacttcatccgacatttctgtCTCTTACCGTATTTCCGACGCATGTGATTTGTTGCAGGTGTTTTGTCCGTGTAGTTCAAGCTaaaaggctcaactaagtattgatgtaatatctctgttagggtgcccaaatgtatgcacctgacttattttgttatgatgcatattgcatattttctattaatccaataaactttatgtcacagcTGAAATACtcctgtttccataaggcatgttatatagtaAAAAGAAGTTGCTAATTTGAAAGCTCAgcaaaattccaaagaattaaaaggggttcccaaactttttcatatgcctgtatatatatatatattttttttgtgtgtgcaaagTCGCAATACTGCACATGATATGCTAGACAACCAATACATTTTCATACACAGCAAGTCCTGTGACCCCCCCCCTTGTAGGACCCCTGTACCTCCTCACCCCCAACATGAGGTCTGCATCCTTTCTACAGTTATGCTACTAATGATTAAAAAGCTGAACTATAACTATCTTTTGTACGTACAATACTGCACTTCAGTAGACTATCAtgataaaattaaaggggttgttcacctttacattaacttgtagtatgatataGTGATGATATTGTGAGGcaacttgcaattgtttttcattattgattatttgtgttttttgacttattttgctttcaattcagcagctctccagcttgcaatttcggcaatctggttgctagggtccaacttaccctagtgaccatgtattgatttgaacaagagactgtaatatgaataggagagggcctgaatagaaagaggagcaataactatcatttgtagccttacagagcatttgttttttacatggggtcagtgacccccatttcaaatatggaaagtgtcaaaagaagaaggcaaattattcaaaaactattaaaaaaaaaaagtaaaaatgaagaccaattgaaaagttgcttagaattactaaCATATAAACGTTAACGTAAAGATGAGCTAGCCCTTTAAGTTTCTTAGAGGTTTTGCTAATGTCATTGAAATTGTTTAATTCTGAGAAAATAAAATCTGCAATTAAAACAATTATAAAGTAAAATTATAAAGAGTAATTAAAACATTGGACTTGCGTAACAAAACATACAACTTTGCTTAGACATTACTCTTAATACCCTTTTAATGAACATTACATTTTCTGGAAATTATTTCTGGAAAAACAAGGGAATTTCTCTGTCTTATCTCAAAATTAACTTTAGATGCAGATGAGATAgtaacaatatacaatatatttttgtaatatattcaAAACCTTCTGGAAATCATAAGTTTTATAATTCCTCTAtgtacagatgcaagagaatttgAGACAATATGCTGAAGAGATGGCAACTAAATGCAATAATGCAGAGCAAGAAAAGGATGCCCTGGAGCTCCAAATAACATCACTGCACTCAGGTCTCCTTCAAGCCAAAATGGATTCTAAAGGATTACAAAAAGAATGTGTAAAGCTTCAATCTCAGCTGTTGGCCAACAGAAATGTGAGcatatttaaagagaaataaagacttataaaattgctttccatttttttattttttaccatttttccaaaattgaagtttaaagtttaaagctCTTGTCTCTTATGTttcagtctggtagctcagtaattgaggtgcagattctgaactgttacaatttgttacattagttgatacatttctcaactgCATCTGTGGAAATTTTATTAAGTATATCAGctgcttttaataaaatgtaagaaattttgctcagcagggtcaaaaataaaaaagatataaacTAATCTATCAAATTAGaacaatcagtgccccccccccgagctgcagAAAGAGATAAAAAGGTGAAACACAAAAgtttcattattagaaaaaaagtttcattattagaaaaataaaccggtcacaaataaataatagaaagtaattaaaagtctttaattctggtAAACAATCTAAAGCCAactaaagtgaaaaaaagtgttggaaggtgaacaacccctttaaattgttagTTTAGCTATGTATAATCAGTAAAAATTTAACacaaatataattacattattaGTTGACACAAATGTGTTATTTCCAGTTTATGACTTTGAAAGATGTTAGAatcatttaaatactgtatactttTTAATACACAGCAGTTAACTGACAAAAATTAATACAGttttaaaactgtataaaaataagtttaaaaataaGTATAGAAGACATTAGAGTATGATCAGAAGCACACAAAAGTTATATGTATTGATCAGGGCTTAGCCTGTTTGAATATTTGAATGTACTTTAAATAGACAGCTGAATGGAGCTTTTACATTCTCCATGTTCTTTGGGtttactccagtttcctcccatgcAAGCAGGGTAGGATTAGGAATTTACATTGCAAGCTCCACTGTATTAGGGATAtgtgtgaatgatgtatatgCAATATATCTACAATGAACTGTGTCGTATGTGAATAATAAGAACAAGAACAATTTTTAGCATTTCTCAGGCAATGGGAAATTAGACAAGTTGACTGCTTCTCTGTCTAATACAGTTAGATTACATTTGTGATGCATCTCTGTTCGCTGTACTATGAATAACAAATGAACACGCAGTAGGTAATATTAATAGTCACACTTCCACAACCTGCGCTGATTGATATATCACTTTTAACAGATAAATGAGAGTCTTCATCTTGAAGTGTCTTCTCTGAAGCAGCTTATGCAGAAACTGGAGAACTCTATTAAAGGTTCCGAATGTGAAAATAAATCACTTAATCTGCAAGTTCAAAATCTGGAAAgagaaaagcagtgtttgttatcccaaaaagaaatgctgtttgGAATACTTCAGAGAAGCAAAACAGGCAAAACACATTCTGCTGACAACCAGAGTAAAAGGTATGTAGTACATGCACACAGACTTTACTATTGATGGCTGATAGAAACTGAAGTTCGACATAGCCTGGATACCTCAGATTAGTCTTTTCTCGGAcagcaaattttgtaaaagagaataaatggcaaataaaatactttaccCACAGGGTTCATCAGGTAGTGTGTGCCATAAAAGTTATAGCAAGTAAACACAGGGACGTTGCAATTTCCTTAATTTTACCCTAACAGGCTTCTGgaacctaaaagctaccaaagatTTTCTTTGTTTCAAAAGCCCATTCAGGTAAGATCATAGAAATTGATAAGGCTTTTCAGCTCAAAACCCAGTGTGAGTTACGAGTGCCGAAAAGCATGAGCCTAAGTATTGTTTGAAATTACCAGCAAACATGTGTCATATACATTTACCAAAACATATGTATCCATGAACcaattcatataaaataaaggaaGCTTTCATGTCATTAACATTATGCTAAGGTGACTAAAATTTACTTTTGAAAAACCATTCAACCACTTAAAGTTTAATTGTTAGCAtagaagtatttgaaaaaagtgaattaacttttatttagaTAAAGTTATAGTCACATTTGTGATGTGTCTTTTGCTTCTCAAAAAAACAGAAGTCCcgtcatgctttatggctgaaactgtagggggcagatttactaattttaaaaagttcgaatttggaagtaaatttttgggtacttcgaccatcgaataggttatattcgaccattcgacttcgattcgagcgattcgaagtaaaaatcatttaaatattcgaccattcgataatcgaagtctctttaaaaagacttcatactttgccaaatttgagctactgaagtgcaatgttagcctatggggaccttccagagcacttttctaagtgttttttggtcgaatagaaatccttcaatTGATctctaaaaactatttttatttgaccgcaggattgccaaatttgttgaaaaaacttaaTTCGatgttcaaatttcaaagttttttgtacttcgaaattcgacccttgataaatctgcccctaggtatctttataacagatcaaagtcaaagtaaactttattgtcatctcagcagtatacgaatacagaTGATTCTGTGACTGTGGTCATATTTAAATGTTCTGACCAATAACACCGAACAACTTGTTGCAGAACCAATGGGGAGATTCTGATTCCAGCAAATAAAGAAAGAGTTTCAAGGGAAGACACAAATGTGAACACATTTGCTTCTGGATCTATGGAATCATTTATAGAAAATTCATCACAAAGCTCATCAAGGACAAGTTCTAAGAAATCAAAGAGGTTGAAACAAAATAGGGTTTGTATTTCACTCATTTCCAgtccatcaaaaaataaaatcaaaactcACTGGAATTGTTAGTCAAGAAATGTACCTATTTATAAAATCAAAAGGCAAGTAAAGCCAGACAAAACACCAGCCTAGCCTGTAGAATGGGTGAagttatattttgtaattttaacatttaacataTCAGGATATCCACTCTGGCAAAGGGAATATGAATAATGGAGTTTCATGGAACACTGACCTCAGCACTCCCAGAAGCATGGCATGCCAAAAGTTGGAGAACATACTACAGGTATATTAGTAATTAGGATCTCCATGCCTCTACTtgaatcattttaacattaattaaccccaataggattgttttgcatccagtaaggcttaattatatcttagttgtgataaagtacagggtactgttttatttttacagagtaaaaggaaatatttttcaaatttaaattatttggtatATGGCCTTCATCactaattgatcccatacctgtaaagcagCTGAACCAACCCCCTATTATCTAAAGagaagtaatataaagtaacaataaaattgtagtcaGACAGAGCGATTGTTTTTGGTTACTGGTGTCAGTGCCCTCCCCCCCACTGGAAATCAGGAAAAAGGAAGGCAATgacttgaaaaaatataaaaattaagagCAATTTAAAATTTGTTGAGAATTGGACATTTTATATTAGCTAAAGGTAACTTATGTGTGAGCTGTGCACAGCACAAGCTCTAATTATGTAGTTCATATTGAAGACTGACATAAACTGTCAATTTATTGTGGTGAGAATGCCAAACTTCATCTGATCCTTATTGTTCTTTTCAAGGCTGAACATGAATCTTCTTCACAAAGTGAGGTGTATTGTTGCAGACCTGACCAAATCAGTATATTAAGGTACCTATGAAAATTACAAATAATCCTACTGTTATGAAATGTTTTCATACTGTTCTTGCCAGGTGATATCTAAAAACAGCTTGATACAGGATCTCTCTCTGTTCAAAACATCTGTGGCTTTCTACTGGTTTCTGCATGATGGTAGTGTAGTCTTCTAATTCATAATTTGTAGAAGCAATAGTGTTAGTGGTCACAAGTGTTATACATCCCACTATAATGTAACATTCCTTATGGATAAAGTGCTAATGcgacaatttgcacaaataattaaaattcgtattttgcaatgtaatactcttctttaaactgttattataattttcattgagcattgcccacttttaagaagttttTGAAGGTgtggtaatcttttggagcaaacatcacaactttttctgtaagaagttttattgcattcactgcgcactggcgtaaactataaaatctgcaaaccttcttccactgtcggaattcacaatgcgcaatgaaaattcgctATGCAATAgtataataacagtttaaggaagagtattacattgcgaaatgctcatttttattcttatttgtgcaaattgttttggtctttgcaacttttattacattccccagtaatcttttggagcaaacgtagcaatttttcagtaagaagttttataacaTTAAACTATACAATTTGCAAATCTTCTTCCACtctcagaagtggtcgctaaatagtttccggattcgcaaaagctatattaaattcccGCAAAGtaagcataacttttcgcattgtgaatattttttacgttaccaaatattttacattcccccaataaaatgatggttgatggcTAGATTGACATAGAGGGGAAAATAAACTGGAGGCAGaagatataaagaaaaagaaaactggAGCAAGGAGAAGAATAGGAGAAATGGAAGgagtgaaaaatgtgaaaagGGTGGAAAAATTGAATTAAACAACAACATAATGTGAAGATGAAGAAAACAAAGGATAAAAATGCGTACGAGAGAGGGACAAGATAAAAAGAAATGGGTGAAATGACCATCAAGACAGGGAGGAAGAAGAGTAGAAAAGGGGGGAAAGCAAACAGGCTTGTGGAAATTAGAACAGAACAAGTGGGCAAAGCAGAAACAATGAGGATAAAATGGGAGAACTAAAAGGGAAGGCCTTAAAGCTGATAGGTGAGGAGAATTTAATGACATAAAAATGGGTTCCTGCAATTCTtttctctgttatttatatagtgttgtgcagtgCTTGCTTAAATATGGGGTGCACATATCAATATTTATGCATCTATTATCAAGACTCCCCCATATCCTGTAGagctgaaaaaatatgaaaatggctTAAGAAAAAGATATGGTTTCTAAAAGGTGCATGGCACTGTAGCAGAAACCTTCTCTATTGTTGGTTTTCCATAGTTAGTGTGGGTACACTGTACAATTATATATGTCTCTTGGAAGCACTGTTTTAGTAACCATATTGCCAGTGTGCTATATTAATTATTGAATTACAATGTTTTTGGGTCTTGACTTTTTCCAGTGATGAGTATTTCTTTTTAGTAAGGGATCAGAAGAGAATATGAGGTTCATTGCTGCATGTCACCAACATCTGGCAGACTTATTGCTACAGTTAGAATGTGAGTAggcaaaaaaatcaagaattcaAATATCACTTTTATAGTTATTTCTAAAGTTTGAgttctgccatttttttcttcattaataaGTTCTTTTGTTTATTAACGTTtcatgtgcattaaaaaaaattccagtcaTAAAAAAGGAAGCCTCAAATAATGCTGTCCACAGGCTGCTTTGAAATCTATGCATTCTTTGCTGAAGCATATTTGGTATCCATTAATGTGCTTCTTTACAGATCTtgcactcaggggcagatttaccaagggtcttatttcgaattcatgggagctttttaaaactcccataaactcgaaattcgaccaattgaaatttatttaaaaaatcaaagtttctaaactcgggtgaataggatcgatttgaaaactcgaatcaaaatcgattctatttttaaaaacttgactcgagttttttctcttttttttttaaatgtcagtaaggctgcaaacatcaccaaattgatccccggGACTCTCCCATTTGCTTATacaataatttggcaggttttaggtggcgaacagtcaaattcgagttcttaaagggccagagtatgataaatctcaaaaatctgattcaattttttttaaaaactcgaattgaatttggatcaCTCCccagttgaatttgacagtttatgccataaaaaaaattgatttcgaaattcaacccttgataaatctgccccttactgtggcGTTATACTAAGCTATTTTGAGTTATATTTTGTGTAGTGTCTCTTGCTGactaaaacaaatacacaaaaacaaGTTATACTGCTTGGTAAAGCC
This region includes:
- the LOC121393317 gene encoding uncharacterized protein LOC121393317, which codes for MNLFDPTSPSYQRNNCRYNTREADSGFLSLNSSASTSLYASQSKTAQWSPNCLLLGDALTYKLLRSENRRVALDESLRRAYSALEHQRRFLQDHNYGLQTNDTRIETLLQRQKFLESKISNLQTKNIYCNDAIQNQMNDKEDQDFQKQFLTSQESQNSRITALEREINNIKKLTNYVPIKTNNDSLRFGRWAEQKDYMKEMQENLRQYAEEMATKCNNAEQEKDALELQITSLHSGLLQAKMDSKGLQKECVKLQSQLLANRNINESLHLEVSSLKQLMQKLENSIKGSECENKSLNLQVQNLEREKQCLLSQKEMLFGILQRSKTGKTHSADNQSKRTNGEILIPANKERVSREDTNVNTFASGSMESFIENSSQSSSRTSSKKSKRLKQNRDIHSGKGNMNNGVSWNTDLSTPRSMACQKLENILQAEHESSSQSEVYCCRPDQISILSKGSEENMRFIAACHQHLADLLLQLECLLKSNTRLNKEKAEIVKYLLGMLKELKDAKNVTEKSRKDVEELLTEHITWRTDCLKRDNQITAVVIELKHLKQAYHGIIKHSDDPDDKKAILWISRVQAIKDSLKNLAIQEQKTKDMKDCLLRNNIKSEE